Part of the Paenibacillus aurantius genome, GGGAGACCCTGTGCAAGGACTGCCAATCCCGCATCGACCGCAATCCGCTTAGGGTGCTCGACTGCAAGGTGGACCAGGACAAATTCGTGGGCGCCCCCTCCATTCTGGATTCGCTCGACGAAGAATGCCGGACCCACTTCGGGCTAGTCCAGTACTATCTGACCGGCATGGGCATCCCGTTCGACATCAACCCCCGTCTCGTTCGGGGGCTGGATTATTACACCCATACCGCTTTTGAATACAAGGCGGAGGGAATCGGAGCGATCGATACGATCGGAGGCGGCGGCCGGTATAACGGACTCGTCGGGCAAATTGGAGGAAACGACCAGCCGGGGGTCGGTTTGGGACTCGGCTTGGAGCGTACCCTCCTCATTCTCGAAGCCCAGGGAGTAGAAATCCCGGCCCAGCCGCCTCTTGACGTCTACCTGGTTGCCATGGGGGACGAGGCGGAGAAAAGGGCTGTTCCTCTGCTCTATGAGCTGAGGGGGGCCGGTCTTCTGGCGGAGAAAGATTACCTGGGACGCAAGATGAAGGCCCAAATGAAATCCGCCGACCGGTATCACGCGCGTTATGTGGCCATCCTCGGGGAGGACGAATTGATCCAGGGAATCTTGGCCGTCAAAACAATGGCGACCGGAGAGCAGACGAATGTTCCGCTGGACGGGCTGATCGACTATTTGAAGCAGGCTTAATCCGGCTGAAACCAGCAGGCAAACTATAAAAGTAAGGGGATAGGAAAGAACATGGCTATGATGAAAACGCACCATTGTGGGGCATTAGGCAAAGAACACGTAGGGGAAACTGTCGTCCTGAACGGATGGGTACAAAGACGCCGCGACCTGGGCGGGGTGCTGTTTATCGACCTGCGCGACCGCAGCGGGCTGATCCAGATCGTCTTCAATCCGGATTTCTCGGGAGAAGCGCTTGAAACGGGCGACAAAGCTAGGAACGAGTACGTGCTGGCTGTGAAAGGCAAGGTGGTCGAGCGCGACGAAGAGACGAAGAACCCGAACCTGGCGACCGGAGAAATCGAGGTGCAGGTCACCGAAATCGAAAT contains:
- the hisS gene encoding histidine--tRNA ligase: MSFQKPKGTQDLLPGVVEKWQYLENKARELCRRYNYREIRTPIFEHTELFQRGVGETTDVVEKEMYTFLDKGDRSISLRPEGTAGVVRSYVENKLYAEPDVTKLYYIGPMFRYERPMAGRYRQLHQFGIEAFGATDPAIDAEVIALGYTFYKEVGIRELRVEINSVGNPASREAYRETLLAFLNPMRETLCKDCQSRIDRNPLRVLDCKVDQDKFVGAPSILDSLDEECRTHFGLVQYYLTGMGIPFDINPRLVRGLDYYTHTAFEYKAEGIGAIDTIGGGGRYNGLVGQIGGNDQPGVGLGLGLERTLLILEAQGVEIPAQPPLDVYLVAMGDEAEKRAVPLLYELRGAGLLAEKDYLGRKMKAQMKSADRYHARYVAILGEDELIQGILAVKTMATGEQTNVPLDGLIDYLKQA